A genomic segment from Colletotrichum higginsianum IMI 349063 chromosome 5, whole genome shotgun sequence encodes:
- a CDS encoding C6 zinc finger domain containing protein, with protein MPVDNHRQRPLLPRTAQPPPLEPNATNRDDGNSNGRKRRRSYAPKACDFCRDKKTACDGHLERSQCLRRGLKCEYRVVTDTILKAIPVGFQLVDKQQSLSNADAADLLEILKRVPEDEALEGLRLLRTGNDPALISSALRGYDAGLSLAALNRASLPPIQSSLEFELMMRHPVAYPTWQPFQPSKLDLDFLLLPREVVWNESQSGPTEYVGSLLRSLLTSNPGFRTADSFSPYAHRPRGDSSNSTGRVGPRNPSTVYDNRLLSVDISQWTDVPITNELSLAVLQLYLETDHPMMPLIDVDLLLDGLLGKNEFCSRILVSGLFAWACQGYAAFEPEATVVGYSFYEEAKGLWRRSKEARVEDNICTVAAMHYLLMTSVSLGAGAQYVEFLDDLLDMSKRLELFNVGPSHDSRLDLENSANYRKAKSQIAWVLFACLTFFSTQLHQRLIEHPPRGPLPGDSIHAARDADTIPKEDKRRVYNEVLLTEHCRLSQIVHDVVKIMYGPKQTPCAKAVSLAFAEETYGRLLMWADSLPLELAQGDHCTHHAVIAISSIYHHLAIIDLFRSLLQHNGTPWQRLSTFESEDSTPDAVYAASVKQLQRTVLFYRYNHPESAYSFFWHSALLYLANAMLTEAKVPGHAPDWQFYLRLCIACYQTLYTGFRLAKGITLSLLSMALEKDAMDIPQTRTIRRDLELLGKHHLIPDQVPVYWVVDLDLALTDPFAAHAENLVQRFQKLHLRETSETNES; from the exons ATGCCAGTGGACAATCACCGGCAGCGACCGCTTCTCCCACGAACTGCCCAACCCCCACCCCTCGAGCCGAATGCCACGAACCGCGATGATGGCAACTCAAATGGACGCAAGAGACGTCGGTCTTATGCCCCCAAAGCTTGCGACTTTTGCCGGGATAAGAAGACGGCC TGCGACGGCCATCTAGAGCGCTCGCAATGCCTGCGTCGTGGGCTCAAGTGCGAGTACAGAGTGGTCACCGACACCATTCTGAAGGCCATTCCTGTCGGCTTCCAGCTCGTTGACAAGCAGCAGTCTCTGAGCaatgccgacgccgccgacttgCTCGAAATCCTGAAGAGGGTCCCCGAAGATGAGGCTCTGGAGGGACTGCGGCTCCTGAGAACCGGCAACGATCCAGCCCTCATATCCTCTGCTTTGCGGGGTTACGATGCCGGCCTGTCGTTAGCTGCGCTTAACAGGGCAAGCTTACCACCCATCCAGTCCTCCTTGGAGTTTGAGTTGATGATGAGGCACCCCGTTGCCTATCCTACTTGGCAGCCGTTCCAGCCATCCAAACTCGATTTGGACTTCCTGTTGCTTCCGAGGGAGGTTGTCTGGAACGAGAGTCAAAGTGGCCCGACTGAGTACGTTGGCTCTCTGTTAA GATCCCTGCTGACTTCCAACCCTGGTTTCAGAACCGCAGATTCGTTCTCGCCGTACGCTCATCGCCCCCGAGGGGATAGCTCGAACTCGACGGGCCGAGTCGGGCCACGAAATCCATCGACAGTATACGATAATCGGTTACTGAGTGTCGACATATCACAGTGGACGGATGTGCCCATCACCAACGAACTCTCCCTTGCGGTCCTGCAGCTCTATCTCGAGACCGACCATCCGATGATGCCGCTGATTGACGTCGATCTACTCCTGGACGGGCTGCTCGGTAAGAACGAATTCTGCTCTCGGATTCTCGTCAGCGGGCTATTTGCCTGGGCTTGT CAGGGATACGCAGCCTTCGAGCCCGAGGCCACTGTCGTGGGCTACTCATTCTACGAAGAAGCAAAGGGActgtggaggaggagcaagGAGGCCCGAGTCGAAGACAACATCTGTACTGTGGCAGCGATGCATTACTTGTTGATGACTTCAGTCTCCCTTGGGGCGGGGGCGCAATATGtcgagttcctcgacgacctcttGGACATGTCCAAAAGGCTCGAACTCTTTAACGTTGGCCCCTCTCACGACTCACGGCTCGATCTCGAGAATAGCGCAAACTACCGAAAGGCCAAGTCCCAGATTGCTTGGGTTCTATTCGCTTGTCTCAC cttcttctcgacaCAGCTCCATCAGCGCCTGATCGAGCACCCACCCCGCGGACCTTTGCCAGGCGACAGCATACATGCTGCGAGAGATGCCGACACCATACCCAAAGAAGACAAACGACGAGTCTACAATGAAGTCTTGCTCACGGAGCACTGTCGTCTCTCCCAAATAGTTCACGACGTGGTCAAAATAATGTACGGGCCGAAACAGACCCCTTGCGCCAAAGCTGTCTCTCTAGCCTTCGCCGAGGAGACGTACGGACGGCTTCTGATGTGGGCAGATAGCCTACCCCTAGAGCTGGCCCAGGGGGACCATTGCACACATCACGCTGTG ATTGCTATCTCCAGCATCTACCACCACTTGGCTATCATCGACCTCTTCCGGTCCCTTCTTCAGCACAATGGCACTCCTTGGCAGCGACTCTCTACCTTCGAGTCTGAAGACTCCACCCCGGATGCTGTTTACGCGGCATCCGTGAAACAGTTGCAGAGAACCGTCCTCTTCTACCGGTACAACCACCCAGAGTCGGCAtactccttcttctggcACTCAGCGCTGCTGTACCTTGCCAACGCAATGCTCACCGAGGCAAAGGTTCCTGGGCATGCGCCCGACTGGCAGTTCTACCTCCGCCTCTGCATTGCATGCTACCAGACACTGTACACCGGCTTCCGCCTGGCCAAGGGAATCACGCTGAGCCTGCTGTCTATGGCCCTCGAGAAGGACGCGATGGACATCCCGCAGACGAGAACGATCAGGAGGGATCTCGAGCTGCTGGGAAAGCACCACCTGATCCCCGACCAGGTTCCTGTCTACTGGGTCGTGGATCTGGACCTGGCCTTGACGGATCCTTTCGCGGCGCATGCGGAGAACCTGGTACAGAGGTTTCAGAAGCTCCACCTCCGTGAGACGAGCGAAACGAATGAGTCTTAA
- a CDS encoding interferon-induced GTP-binding protein Mx1 encodes MGIRMDATQKDVGLAAFSEDILKIEISGPDVIDVPRVFRVPTSGLTTESNIVLVENMVKSYMATRRTIILAVISCSVDIATQEILKPAEIADPEGVRTMGVLTKPDLVTGMATQGMIIDLVLVKRSTLRLGYHVVKNRSAYDNTSKLSQKVSGNRFVDVICQQVIFHLLLEGGVGPLKVFDPELIMKLDHDKLEQIAGEDAESIHQRQTLKGGWQASRRP; translated from the exons ATGGGCATTCGAATGGATGCAACTCAGAAAGATGTTGGGCTTGCGGCGTTCAGTGAGGACATCCTCAAGATCGAGATCAGCGGACCTGAC GTCATTGATGTCCCGAGAGTTTTCCGTGTACCCACGTCAG GACTCACCACAGAAAGCAATATCGTCCTTGTCGAGAATATGGTGAAGTCGTACATGGCTACCCGCCGAACTAT CATACTCGCAGTCATATCATGTAGCGTCGACATTGCCACTCAGGAGATTCTTAAACCTGCCGAGATCGCTGATCCTGAGGGTGTGCGAACGATGGGTGTACTCACGAAGCCGGATCTCGTTACAGGAATGGCCACCCAAGGTATGATCATTGATCTTGTTCTTGTAAAGCGCAGTACCCTCAGACTTGGATACCATGTTGTCAAGAACCGTAGCGCATATGACAATACCTCCAAACTTTCCCAGAAGGTATCTGGCAATCGCTTTGTCGACGTCATTTGCCAGCAAGTCATTTTCCATCTCCTGCTTGAGGGTGGCGTCGGCCCGTTGAAAGTTTTTGACCCGGAGCTGATTATGAAACTCGACCATGACAAGCTTGAGCAGATCGCGGGGGAAGACGCGGAGTCGATACACCAGCGGCAGACCTTAAAAGGGGGGTGGCAAGCTTCGAGGAGGCCTTGA